One window of Scheffersomyces stipitis CBS 6054 chromosome 1, whole genome shotgun sequence genomic DNA carries:
- the MAK11 gene encoding essential for cell growth and replication of M dsRNA virus contains four beta-transducin repeats, which produces SRNVSSSTKKIQFRIMVGSYEHNLLCVSVILDAAAEKEAVFQPIFHFQAHALSIKSMDIAKRYLVTGSNDEHIRIYDLQKRKELGHLLSHEGTITTLKFSKEVSVDHPEFAEKSGKWLLSGSEDGKIIIWRTKDWETFGTLKGHTGKVNDLAIHPSGRVAISVSQDKTIRLWNLMTAKKAAVLKIKGKDHLGQSGDFVRWSVDGKYFLVGLLNQILVYNTSSAKIVKKISFKSTLMTLDIVRIEGKEWLVTGHGDGTIDFFDFEQQVLASIVENEEESKVWDSKAEKLTADFILRGHTNRIKGFTFYSHPQETGGIPLLISVSSDGKIVIWNLSENVRDQVAVYDTGERLNCVAACSENVEKVDSMKRRFNSMGELKGEEVDGAISESEYETDGEEIKKIMLKGKKKGNKKRKVKVTLE; this is translated from the coding sequence TCTCGAAATGTAAGCTCTAGTACCAAAAAGATTCAGTTTCGTATTATGGTTGGATCGTATGAACACAATTTGTTATGTGTTTCTGTCATTTTGGATGCTGCTgcagaaaaagaagctgtttttcaaccaattttccattttcaagcACATGCCCTTTCCATCAAATCCATGGATATTGCCAAGCGATACCTTGTTACCGGATCCAATGATGAGCATATAAGAATATACgatcttcagaagagaaaagaattggGTCATTTGTTGAGTCATGAAGGTACGATTACCACTCTTAAATTTTCTAAAGAAGTCTCAGTAGACCATCCTGAATTCGCAGAGAAATCTGGCAAGTGGCTTTTGTCTGGATCTGAAGATGGCAAGATCATCATATGGAGAACCAAAGACTGGGAAACGTTTGGAACCTTGAAGGGACATACCGGTAAAGTAAATGACTTGGCTATACACCCCAGTGGCAGAGTAGCAATTTCCGTCTCACAGGATAAGACTATCAGGTTGTGGAACTTGATGACGGCTAAGAAAGCAGCAGTTCTCAAGATCAAGGGTAAGGATCATTTGGGCCAGAGTGGAGATTTTGTAAGATGGTCTGTAGACGGAAAATATTTCCTTGTCGGGTTATTGAACCAGATCTTGGTTTACAATACTTCCTCAGCTAAAATTGTTAAGAAAATCTCGTTCAAGTCGACGTTGATGACATTAGACATAGtaagaatagaaggaaaGGAATGGCTTGTCACAGGTCACGGTGATGGTACcattgatttctttgacttcGAGCAACAAGTATTAGCATCTATtgtagaaaatgaagaagagtcaaAAGTGTGGGACTCCAAGGCCGAGAAGTTGACTGCTGATTTCATATTAAGGGGCCATACTAACCGTATCAAAGGCTTTACTTTCTATAGCCATCCTCAGGAAACTGGAGGAATTCCTCTTCTCATTTCTGTTTCATCCGATGGAAAGATTGTAATCTGGaatctttctgaaaatgTTAGAGACCAAGTTGCTGTCTACGACACCGGTGAAAGATTAAACTGTGTAGCAGCATGTTCTGAAAATGTGGAAAAGGTGGATTCCATGAAGAGACGTTTCAATAGCATGGGCGAACTCAAGGGCGAAGAGGTAGACGGTGCCATCAGCGAATCAGAGTACGAAACtgatggagaagaaatcaaaaagatCATGTTGAAGGGCAAGAAAAAGGgcaacaagaagagaaaggtTAAAGTTACGTTGGAATAA